From Erwinia pyri, a single genomic window includes:
- a CDS encoding methyl-accepting chemotaxis protein — MNLLRNFTIRSVMLWILGLFCLMWSAVGMYSVYSLNALGKGNEVDRELVNQMTTLSKGNDQYFRFITRLTRAVESRQAGSASAAADMASVQKALDNMAKLLDDFKAEAPGPMDASYSGDVIASWQKLLEQGVLPQMQLAQQGNMDNFRRHATTVTPPLSREFGSSVDKFNLAAGAKLDATRVTVDHLTDMTKIVIVAAVIIGLLILLFTDRYLVKMLVRPLDGMREHFRLIAEGDLSHPLQDIGRNCVGKLVPLLSTMQDSLRDAVSAIRSGTDNIYRGAAEISSGNNDLASRTEEQAAALEQTAASMEQLTATVKFNADNARQASELAQSASVTASKGGKLVGDVVTTMQGIAGSSNKIAEITSVINSIAFQTNILALNAAVEAARAGEQGRGFAVVASEVRNLAQRSAGAAKEIETLIADSVTRASNGSRLVGEAGSTMDEILKAVGEVTEIMKQIASASEEQSKGISQVGTAITEMDSVTQQNASLVEQVSAAASSLERQTEELTLSVSKFRLSATTTATAKAPVRSAPTAARPLTARPAAASADEWVSF; from the coding sequence ATGAACTTGTTAAGAAATTTTACCATCCGCAGCGTGATGCTCTGGATCCTCGGGCTGTTCTGCCTGATGTGGTCCGCCGTAGGCATGTACAGCGTCTATTCTCTGAATGCCCTCGGCAAAGGCAATGAGGTCGATCGTGAACTGGTCAATCAGATGACTACCCTGAGTAAAGGGAACGATCAATATTTCCGCTTTATTACCCGCCTGACCCGCGCGGTAGAATCCCGTCAGGCGGGCAGCGCCTCGGCGGCGGCAGATATGGCATCGGTGCAAAAAGCGCTTGATAACATGGCGAAGCTGCTCGACGACTTCAAGGCGGAAGCCCCCGGCCCGATGGACGCCAGCTATTCTGGCGACGTTATTGCCAGCTGGCAGAAACTGCTCGAACAGGGCGTACTGCCACAAATGCAGCTGGCTCAGCAGGGCAATATGGATAACTTCCGACGCCACGCCACCACCGTAACGCCGCCGCTGAGCCGTGAATTTGGCTCATCCGTCGACAAATTTAATCTGGCAGCGGGCGCTAAGCTCGATGCTACCCGCGTCACCGTCGACCACCTTACCGATATGACTAAAATCGTCATCGTGGCGGCGGTGATCATTGGTCTGCTTATCCTGCTCTTTACCGACCGTTATCTGGTTAAAATGCTGGTGCGTCCGCTGGACGGCATGCGTGAACATTTCCGTCTGATTGCGGAAGGTGACCTCAGCCATCCTCTGCAGGATATCGGTCGCAACTGCGTAGGCAAGCTGGTCCCGCTGTTAAGCACCATGCAGGACAGCCTGCGGGATGCAGTGAGTGCCATTCGCAGCGGTACCGACAACATCTATCGCGGCGCTGCGGAAATTTCATCAGGCAATAACGATCTCGCCTCACGTACCGAAGAGCAGGCTGCGGCGCTGGAGCAAACGGCTGCCAGCATGGAGCAGCTCACCGCTACCGTGAAATTCAACGCCGACAACGCCCGGCAGGCGAGCGAGCTGGCGCAGTCAGCATCCGTCACCGCCAGCAAAGGCGGCAAGCTGGTGGGCGATGTGGTCACAACGATGCAGGGGATTGCCGGCAGCTCGAACAAGATTGCTGAGATCACCAGCGTTATTAACAGCATTGCTTTCCAGACCAACATCCTGGCGCTTAACGCTGCGGTTGAAGCCGCACGCGCTGGCGAACAGGGGCGCGGGTTTGCTGTGGTAGCCAGCGAAGTGCGTAACCTCGCCCAGCGCAGCGCCGGTGCAGCAAAAGAGATTGAGACGCTGATAGCGGATTCTGTCACGCGCGCCAGCAACGGCTCGCGGCTGGTGGGCGAAGCGGGCAGCACCATGGATGAGATCCTGAAAGCGGTAGGGGAAGTGACGGAAATCATGAAGCAGATCGCTTCCGCCTCTGAAGAGCAAAGCAAAGGGATCTCTCAGGTCGGCACCGCCATTACCGAAATGGACAGCGTGACGCAGCAGAACGCCTCGCTGGTGGAGCAGGTCTCCGCTGCGGCAAGTTCGCTTGAGCGCCAGACCGAGGAGCTGACGCTCTCCGTATCGAAGTTCCGCCTCTCGGCAACCACCACCGCCACAGCAAAAGCGCCAGTACGTTCAGCGCCAACGGCTGCCCGTCCGCTGACTGCCAGGCCTGCCGCCGCCTCTGCGGATGAGTGGGTTTCTTTCTAA
- a CDS encoding carboxylesterase/lipase family protein has protein sequence MKHDRLLRTATAEGPLRGSLEEGVFVFRGVPYASPPTGELRWQPPKPVTPWEGERDATTWGNASWQNREYCIAVGGGDPGVFSEDCLYLNVWTPDLEPARPMPVMVWIHGGGFTLGAGSLTPYGGLPLASRGVVVVTFNYRLGHLGFFAHPALDKEYREGEIVNNFALLDQIAALQWIQRNIANFGGDSSNVTIMGESSGARSVLSLFSSPLAAGLFHKGIAQSAYTLPDIPREKALEKGVRLASHFKLKEATAEQLRALPAEAFWSLDTSLANGPVAISGDCVLPEPVLSVFTGAKQLKLPLLIGNNSDEASVLSYFGVDPAKVIEQVRKTQRVGFRLKMIRLLYDGVYDDAELGRQVARDMTFTTMGYIAALAQYRNGMPAWRYYFDYVSENARDLYVNGTWHGNEIPYVLETLDALNAESSVRPFTENDCRFARVVSEYWLNFARHASEFSHDLEGEVSWPAWRPWQDKVMRFGEKGQAVVKLEKRFMRRRTQLFRLLMKGMVRLKE, from the coding sequence ATGAAACACGATCGTTTATTAAGGACTGCTACTGCAGAGGGACCACTTCGCGGGAGTCTCGAAGAGGGTGTTTTTGTCTTCCGGGGCGTTCCTTATGCTTCGCCGCCCACGGGTGAACTACGCTGGCAACCGCCGAAACCGGTCACACCGTGGGAAGGGGAGCGTGATGCCACAACCTGGGGAAACGCAAGCTGGCAAAACCGCGAATATTGTATCGCGGTGGGCGGCGGCGATCCCGGCGTATTCAGCGAGGATTGCCTCTATCTTAATGTCTGGACGCCCGATCTGGAACCTGCCCGCCCGATGCCGGTTATGGTCTGGATCCACGGTGGGGGGTTTACCCTGGGCGCGGGCAGCCTGACTCCCTATGGGGGGCTGCCGCTGGCCTCGCGCGGTGTGGTGGTCGTGACCTTCAACTACCGCCTGGGACATCTGGGTTTCTTTGCTCATCCGGCGCTGGATAAAGAGTATCGCGAGGGTGAGATCGTCAATAATTTCGCCCTGCTTGATCAGATAGCAGCCCTGCAATGGATCCAGCGTAACATTGCCAATTTTGGCGGCGACAGCAGCAACGTCACTATCATGGGTGAGTCATCCGGCGCTCGCAGCGTCTTGTCTCTCTTCTCCTCTCCGCTGGCGGCCGGGCTTTTCCACAAAGGAATTGCGCAAAGCGCCTATACGCTACCCGATATTCCCCGTGAAAAAGCGTTAGAGAAGGGCGTGCGGCTGGCCAGCCACTTCAAGCTGAAAGAGGCGACTGCGGAACAGCTCCGCGCCTTGCCGGCAGAAGCCTTCTGGTCGCTCGATACCTCCCTGGCTAACGGGCCTGTGGCAATCTCCGGCGACTGCGTTCTGCCGGAGCCAGTGCTCAGCGTTTTTACCGGGGCTAAGCAGCTTAAACTCCCTTTACTGATCGGCAACAACAGTGACGAAGCCAGCGTTCTGAGCTATTTCGGCGTGGATCCGGCGAAAGTCATCGAGCAGGTCAGAAAAACGCAGCGAGTGGGTTTCCGGCTGAAGATGATACGTCTGCTCTATGATGGCGTTTATGATGATGCCGAGCTGGGCCGCCAGGTGGCCCGCGATATGACCTTCACCACCATGGGTTACATTGCAGCGCTGGCGCAGTATCGCAACGGTATGCCCGCCTGGCGCTATTACTTTGACTATGTCTCTGAGAATGCGCGTGACCTGTACGTGAACGGCACCTGGCATGGCAATGAGATCCCTTATGTACTGGAGACGCTGGATGCGTTGAATGCAGAGAGCAGCGTACGACCCTTCACTGAAAACGATTGTCGTTTTGCCAGAGTGGTCAGCGAATACTGGTTGAATTTCGCCCGTCATGCGAGTGAGTTTTCCCACGATCTGGAGGGGGAAGTGAGCTGGCCTGCGTGGCGTCCCTGGCAAGACAAAGTGATGCGGTTTGGCGAAAAGGGCCAGGCGGTAGTGAAGCTGGAAAAACGCTTTATGCGGCGACGTACGCAGCTGTTTCGTCTGTTAATGAAGGGCATGGTGCGGTTAAAAGAGTAA
- a CDS encoding DoxX family protein encodes MFAALNNGFSRLTDHPDFAKLLLRLTVGILLLFHGEFKIMHGTGWIETLLKAHGITGFVAYGAYIGEAIAPLMVIMGLLTRPAAFVIAVNLVVATLLVKTGAFWGRTNVGAWALEGEALYLFGALAIMFSGAGKYVLIRNPRLQ; translated from the coding sequence ATGTTTGCGGCCCTGAATAATGGGTTTTCACGCCTCACTGACCATCCCGATTTTGCTAAACTGCTGCTGCGGCTGACCGTTGGTATTTTGCTGCTGTTCCACGGTGAGTTTAAAATTATGCATGGCACAGGCTGGATTGAGACATTGCTGAAAGCGCACGGTATAACGGGCTTTGTGGCTTATGGCGCTTATATCGGGGAAGCGATCGCCCCGCTGATGGTGATAATGGGTCTGCTGACCCGCCCCGCTGCATTTGTTATTGCGGTTAACCTGGTGGTAGCGACGCTGCTGGTCAAAACCGGCGCATTTTGGGGCCGCACTAACGTGGGAGCCTGGGCGCTGGAGGGAGAAGCTCTTTATCTGTTTGGCGCACTGGCCATCATGTTTTCAGGAGCGGGGAAATACGTGTTAATCCGCAATCCCCGCCTGCAATAA
- the hglS gene encoding 2-oxoadipate dioxygenase/decarboxylase HglS translates to MESAWVSANVIRASFASAMSAMYQQEVPQYGTLLRLVAQVNEEVLAQDPQLKQQLARDNELARLDVERHGAIRVGTAAELAMLRRVFAVMGMYPVGYYDLSQAGVPVHSTAFRPLDDEALNANPFRLFTSLLRLELIDDPALRQQAAEILAARDIFTPRCRELVSLCEKQGGLDAAQAESFIREALETFRWHQQTTVDGKTYQALLAQHRLIADVVCFPGCHINHLTPRTLDIDRVQALMPEAGIVPKVIIEGPPRLRVPILLRQTSFKALDEPVRFQDGPGTHTARFGEIEQRGIALTAKGRDLYDRLLAQSETGADNLTHQQQLTATFQDFPDDANLLRKEQLAWFTYRLTDKGRAEAERLKQQSVESLLAEGLIEATPMIYEDFLPVSAAGIFQSNLGSDARPRSQGQSSQAEFEKALGAKIQDEIALYAQRQAASLARCGVTAQ, encoded by the coding sequence ATGGAAAGTGCATGGGTTTCCGCTAACGTTATTCGCGCCAGCTTTGCCAGCGCGATGTCGGCGATGTATCAGCAGGAAGTGCCGCAGTATGGAACCTTGCTGAGGCTGGTGGCACAGGTAAACGAGGAAGTACTGGCGCAGGATCCGCAGCTGAAACAGCAGTTGGCTCGTGACAATGAACTCGCCCGGCTCGACGTGGAGCGCCACGGCGCTATCCGCGTGGGGACGGCAGCAGAGCTGGCAATGCTCAGGCGGGTGTTTGCCGTTATGGGCATGTATCCGGTGGGCTATTACGATCTCTCTCAGGCTGGTGTGCCGGTGCACTCAACGGCATTTCGTCCGCTGGATGATGAGGCGCTTAACGCCAACCCTTTCCGGTTGTTTACCTCGCTGTTGCGGCTGGAACTGATTGACGATCCGGCGCTGCGTCAGCAGGCGGCAGAGATTCTGGCAGCGCGCGATATCTTCACTCCACGCTGCCGGGAACTGGTCAGCCTCTGTGAAAAGCAGGGCGGTCTTGACGCTGCACAGGCAGAAAGCTTTATCCGGGAAGCGCTGGAAACGTTCCGCTGGCATCAGCAAACCACCGTGGATGGCAAAACCTATCAGGCGTTGCTGGCGCAGCACAGACTGATAGCGGACGTGGTGTGCTTCCCTGGCTGTCATATCAACCACCTGACGCCGCGCACGCTGGATATCGATCGGGTGCAGGCGTTGATGCCTGAAGCGGGGATCGTCCCCAAAGTGATTATCGAAGGGCCACCCCGCCTCCGCGTGCCTATTCTGCTCAGGCAGACCAGCTTCAAAGCGCTGGATGAGCCGGTCAGGTTTCAGGATGGTCCCGGCACGCACACGGCCCGCTTCGGTGAAATTGAGCAGCGTGGGATTGCGCTGACCGCTAAAGGACGCGATCTCTACGATCGGCTGCTGGCACAGAGTGAAACCGGCGCGGATAATCTTACGCATCAGCAGCAGCTGACGGCCACGTTTCAGGATTTCCCGGACGATGCCAATCTGTTACGCAAAGAGCAGCTGGCCTGGTTCACTTACCGGCTCACCGACAAAGGCCGTGCAGAGGCTGAACGGCTAAAGCAGCAGTCGGTTGAATCGTTGCTTGCCGAAGGGTTGATTGAAGCGACGCCGATGATTTACGAAGATTTCCTGCCGGTCAGCGCCGCAGGCATTTTCCAGTCTAATCTTGGCAGTGACGCCAGGCCGCGCAGCCAGGGGCAAAGCAGTCAGGCAGAGTTTGAAAAGGCATTAGGGGCAAAAATCCAGGATGAAATTGCCTTGTATGCGCAGCGGCAGGCTGCAAGCCTGGCCCGATGCGGCGTAACAGCGCAGTAA
- a CDS encoding MFS transporter, which yields MESTAAIDVRALINQGSISRYQQRIIALCFAVVAMDGMDIALMGFIAPALKSDWGVTTHQLGIVISAALIGLASGAMVAGPLADRFGRRVVIISSVFFFGLWTLATALSQNSEQMMLFRFLTGLGLGAAMPNVSTLVAEYSPERKRAFIITVVFCGFTFGAAGGGFAASWLIPAFGWHSILIMGGLLPLLIVPVLLKGLPESVRFLISRQAPTEQIGKIVAKMSPDYPLTGREFAMPLKAQSQGSARLVLSRPYLFGSTLLWGAYFMGLFLVYLIGSWLPTLIKNMGMTVTQAALVTAMYQAGGTVGSLFAGWMMDRFNANLALAAIYFIGAVATVAIGFAPAHTLILSLVAFSSGFCLNGANTGMNALSASYYPTHARATGSSWMHGMGRIGAILSAFAGAQMLAMGWDITDVFSSLAIPAVLTSLLLLAKYRYGYRR from the coding sequence GTGGAGAGTACCGCTGCGATTGATGTGCGTGCCTTGATTAACCAGGGCAGCATCAGCCGTTACCAGCAACGTATCATTGCCCTGTGCTTTGCCGTGGTGGCCATGGACGGCATGGACATCGCTCTGATGGGCTTTATCGCACCCGCGCTGAAAAGCGACTGGGGCGTCACCACCCATCAGTTAGGCATAGTGATCAGCGCAGCGCTGATTGGCCTTGCCTCCGGCGCGATGGTGGCCGGGCCGCTGGCAGACCGTTTTGGCCGCCGTGTGGTGATCATCAGCAGCGTATTCTTCTTTGGACTCTGGACGCTGGCCACCGCGCTGTCACAAAACAGCGAGCAGATGATGCTGTTTCGCTTCCTGACCGGGCTGGGCCTGGGGGCAGCAATGCCGAATGTCAGCACGCTGGTTGCCGAGTATTCCCCGGAACGTAAACGCGCTTTTATTATTACCGTGGTCTTTTGCGGCTTCACCTTTGGCGCGGCAGGGGGCGGTTTTGCCGCCTCCTGGCTTATTCCCGCCTTTGGCTGGCATTCCATATTGATTATGGGCGGATTGCTGCCGCTGCTGATTGTACCGGTGTTGCTGAAAGGGCTGCCCGAATCCGTTCGCTTCCTGATCTCCCGTCAGGCTCCCACCGAGCAGATAGGTAAAATCGTCGCTAAAATGTCGCCGGACTATCCCCTCACCGGACGCGAATTTGCCATGCCGTTGAAGGCGCAAAGCCAGGGTTCCGCCAGGCTGGTGCTGAGCCGCCCCTATCTGTTTGGTAGCACCTTATTATGGGGCGCCTATTTTATGGGGCTGTTTCTGGTCTATCTGATTGGCAGTTGGCTGCCCACGCTGATCAAAAATATGGGGATGACGGTGACACAGGCGGCGCTGGTCACCGCAATGTATCAGGCGGGCGGTACGGTTGGGTCGCTGTTTGCCGGCTGGATGATGGACCGGTTCAATGCCAATCTGGCGCTGGCCGCCATCTATTTTATCGGGGCTGTTGCCACCGTCGCGATCGGTTTTGCGCCTGCGCATACGCTGATCCTGAGCCTGGTGGCCTTCAGCAGCGGATTTTGCCTGAACGGCGCGAATACCGGAATGAATGCGCTCTCTGCCAGCTACTACCCCACGCACGCACGGGCAACCGGCTCAAGCTGGATGCATGGCATGGGCCGAATCGGCGCAATCCTCAGCGCATTTGCCGGTGCACAAATGCTGGCAATGGGCTGGGACATTACCGATGTCTTCTCAAGTCTGGCGATCCCCGCCGTACTGACCTCACTTCTGCTGCTGGCAAAATACCGTTATGGCTACCGGCGCTAG
- a CDS encoding LysR substrate-binding domain-containing protein produces the protein MDRNYQFNQRIRLRHLHTFVAVAQQGTLGRAAETLSLSQPALSKTLNELEELAGARLFERGRLGAQLTTMGEQFLTHAVRILDALNHAGQSFKPSELDEPAVLRTGVLTTVALGMLPSILDCFHQLQPQAIVQVATLHNNVLLAGLRAGEFDVGIGRMSDPDMMAGLTYELLFMESLRLVVRPGHPLLSDNVTLSKALSWPVVISPEGTAPRRLADEMIKEHGCRLPSTLVETSATSLARQLALRYNYVWFVPSGAIKEDLLHNSLAALPIASHGPGESVGIITRSGAPLSLSAEVFMATVRKSHSG, from the coding sequence ATGGATAGAAATTATCAGTTTAATCAGCGCATTCGCCTGCGCCATCTGCACACCTTTGTCGCCGTTGCTCAGCAAGGGACGCTGGGGCGTGCCGCCGAAACGCTCTCCCTCAGCCAGCCAGCCCTGTCGAAAACGCTGAACGAGCTGGAGGAGCTGGCGGGTGCCAGATTATTTGAGCGCGGCCGGCTGGGTGCCCAGTTAACCACCATGGGCGAACAATTCCTGACGCACGCCGTGCGGATCCTGGACGCCCTCAACCATGCCGGGCAATCGTTTAAGCCCTCTGAGCTTGATGAACCTGCCGTGCTGCGCACCGGCGTTCTGACTACCGTGGCGTTGGGAATGCTGCCTTCGATCCTGGACTGCTTTCATCAGTTACAGCCGCAGGCGATTGTTCAGGTAGCGACCCTGCACAACAATGTGCTTCTTGCCGGACTCAGGGCGGGAGAATTTGATGTGGGCATTGGCCGGATGTCCGATCCCGATATGATGGCTGGATTAACCTATGAATTGCTGTTTATGGAGTCGCTGCGGTTAGTGGTCCGCCCCGGTCACCCCCTCTTAAGTGACAACGTCACACTTTCCAAAGCGCTGTCTTGGCCAGTGGTGATCTCTCCCGAAGGCACGGCACCCCGCAGGCTGGCCGATGAGATGATCAAAGAGCACGGCTGTCGGCTCCCCTCCACGCTGGTGGAAACCTCTGCCACCTCACTGGCCCGACAGCTTGCGCTGCGTTACAACTACGTCTGGTTTGTGCCATCAGGGGCGATTAAGGAAGATCTGCTGCATAACTCCCTTGCTGCCCTGCCCATTGCATCACACGGGCCGGGCGAGTCAGTAGGGATCATTACCCGCTCCGGCGCACCATTAAGCCTGAGTGCGGAGGTGTTTATGGCTACCGTGCGCAAATCTCACTCCGGCTAG
- the smrA gene encoding DNA endonuclease SmrA, which yields MEFDDWDLFKDAMEDVTPLKDCANVHWLKSPATKPTRATLHELQLDNPLTTGYLTIVPLTTPLEFKAEGIQQGVLDKLRMGKYTQHATLNLIRVPVETCRQRLFDFMLQAEQENYRNLLIVHGKGREEGSHANIVRSYLDRWLQQFEQVQAYCTAQPHHGGSGACYVGLRKSEQARLENRERHAKHSR from the coding sequence ATGGAATTTGACGACTGGGATTTGTTTAAAGATGCCATGGAAGACGTCACACCGCTTAAGGATTGCGCTAACGTTCACTGGCTGAAATCCCCCGCAACGAAACCGACCCGCGCTACCCTGCATGAGCTGCAGCTCGATAATCCGCTGACTACGGGGTATCTCACTATCGTGCCTCTTACCACGCCGCTTGAGTTCAAAGCGGAAGGTATTCAGCAGGGGGTGCTGGATAAGCTTCGCATGGGGAAATATACCCAACACGCCACGCTCAATCTTATCAGGGTGCCGGTGGAAACCTGTCGGCAGCGGCTCTTTGACTTTATGCTGCAGGCGGAGCAGGAGAACTACCGCAACCTGCTGATTGTACACGGCAAAGGCCGTGAGGAGGGATCACATGCGAATATTGTACGCAGCTATCTCGACCGCTGGCTGCAGCAGTTTGAGCAGGTGCAGGCCTATTGTACGGCTCAACCTCATCATGGCGGCAGTGGCGCGTGCTATGTGGGATTGCGTAAAAGCGAACAGGCCCGACTGGAGAACAGGGAACGTCATGCCAAGCACAGCCGCTGA
- a CDS encoding sugar-binding transcriptional regulator, translating to MSKHNKKLDQAARAAWMYYVAGETQHDIADKLGVSRQVAQRLVALAVEEGLVSVNITHPVADCMTLAEQLKARFQLQHCQVVPSTGVESAGLQQMIAVAGAEVMAQTLKQEQPQIIAVGSGRTLRATIDELPEFERPQHSCVSLIGAIASDGSCTRYDVPLWMAEKTQGRYFILPAPLYADSAEDRALWCHHRIYRTVTDKAAQADVMFVGIGQVAAGCPLNADGFISDSQVSQLVKQHVVAEMLGHFIGEDGERVRSELDERLTSVELTAQTSRSVIAFAGGAEKHRAIAAALRGGWMSGLVTDEASARFALGQNE from the coding sequence ATGAGCAAACATAATAAGAAACTGGATCAGGCTGCCCGTGCCGCCTGGATGTATTACGTAGCGGGCGAGACGCAGCATGATATCGCCGACAAACTGGGCGTGTCGCGCCAGGTCGCGCAGCGACTGGTGGCGCTGGCGGTGGAGGAGGGGCTGGTCAGCGTCAATATCACGCATCCGGTGGCTGACTGTATGACGCTGGCAGAGCAGCTTAAAGCCCGTTTCCAGCTGCAACACTGCCAGGTTGTGCCTTCAACGGGGGTTGAGTCGGCCGGTTTGCAGCAGATGATCGCGGTAGCTGGCGCAGAGGTAATGGCGCAAACCCTGAAGCAGGAGCAGCCGCAGATTATCGCGGTGGGATCGGGCCGGACGCTTCGCGCCACCATTGATGAGCTACCCGAGTTCGAACGCCCTCAGCACAGCTGTGTCTCACTGATTGGTGCCATAGCCAGCGACGGCTCCTGTACCCGTTATGATGTGCCGCTCTGGATGGCGGAAAAAACCCAGGGCCGCTATTTCATTCTGCCTGCACCGCTTTATGCCGACAGCGCAGAGGATCGTGCGCTCTGGTGTCACCACCGTATCTACCGCACCGTTACCGACAAGGCCGCGCAGGCTGACGTGATGTTTGTCGGTATCGGTCAGGTTGCCGCAGGGTGTCCGCTTAATGCGGATGGATTCATCAGCGACAGCCAGGTCAGTCAGTTGGTAAAACAGCATGTGGTGGCAGAAATGCTGGGCCATTTTATTGGCGAGGATGGCGAGCGCGTGCGAAGTGAACTGGATGAGAGGTTAACCAGCGTCGAACTCACAGCGCAGACGTCACGCAGCGTTATCGCTTTCGCCGGGGGCGCAGAAAAACATCGGGCGATCGCGGCAGCGCTGCGTGGCGGATGGATGTCGGGACTGGTGACCGATGAGGCCAGCGCCCGTTTTGCCCTCGGGCAAAATGAATAA
- the dalD gene encoding D-arabinitol 4-dehydrogenase — MTLTAPSVWLHIGAGSFHRAHQAWYLHRLLMAGDNRWEIALSNIRDDAVPLLTTLAAQNGEYTLETVTPEGERSYEKITSIKKLVPWDAELRGLIDQGTDPRTKVIAFTVTESGYYLDTEHQLDPQHPDIKADIAGEARTIYGALTRLLQARMQAHGEPVTLLSCDNLRHNGERFRQGFLTFLQLRNEEALHAWVTTQTTSPDTMVDRITPRPTADIAPRVLAATGFADKAPVMAEAFIQWVIEDDFAAGRPALENVGVEMVASVLPWEEAKIRILNASHSCIAWAGTLVGQEYIHQSTRTQEIREMAWEYVTRDVIPSLMPSPLDLEAYRDVVLARFANPYIQDTNQRVAADGLSKIPGFITPTLTETYQRGETPAATALLPALFFLFLQRWHEGDLPYEYQDGALDAEALHALLSQKDALAQFAASSALFGSLASRSDFSQLLHNAVASLQSWAKQPQPVTD, encoded by the coding sequence ATGACTTTAACCGCCCCCTCTGTCTGGCTGCACATTGGTGCAGGATCGTTCCACCGCGCCCATCAGGCCTGGTATCTTCACCGTTTGCTGATGGCAGGCGATAACCGCTGGGAAATTGCCTTAAGCAATATTCGCGATGACGCTGTGCCTCTGCTTACCACGCTTGCCGCACAAAACGGCGAATACACGCTGGAGACGGTAACGCCGGAAGGCGAACGGAGCTATGAAAAGATCACCTCCATTAAAAAACTGGTGCCCTGGGATGCTGAACTGCGGGGGCTGATCGATCAGGGCACCGACCCCCGCACTAAAGTGATCGCTTTTACCGTTACCGAGAGCGGTTACTACTTAGACACAGAGCATCAGCTTGATCCTCAGCATCCCGATATTAAAGCGGATATTGCCGGAGAAGCCCGAACTATTTATGGCGCGCTTACCCGTCTGTTACAGGCCCGAATGCAGGCGCATGGCGAACCTGTGACGCTGTTGAGCTGCGATAATTTACGTCACAACGGTGAGCGTTTCCGCCAGGGCTTCCTGACCTTTTTACAGCTGCGCAATGAAGAAGCTCTGCACGCCTGGGTAACCACGCAGACCACCTCCCCTGACACGATGGTTGACCGGATCACGCCACGCCCTACTGCCGATATCGCGCCGCGCGTGCTGGCCGCTACAGGATTTGCCGATAAAGCCCCGGTCATGGCCGAAGCCTTTATTCAGTGGGTAATTGAGGATGATTTTGCCGCAGGACGACCCGCGCTGGAAAACGTAGGCGTGGAGATGGTGGCGTCGGTGCTGCCGTGGGAGGAAGCCAAAATCCGCATACTCAACGCCAGCCACAGCTGCATCGCCTGGGCCGGGACGCTGGTCGGGCAGGAGTATATTCATCAGAGTACCCGGACTCAGGAGATCAGGGAGATGGCCTGGGAGTACGTTACCCGGGACGTTATCCCTTCGCTGATGCCAAGCCCGCTGGATCTGGAAGCCTACCGCGATGTGGTGCTGGCGCGCTTTGCCAACCCCTATATTCAGGATACTAATCAGCGAGTGGCGGCGGACGGACTCTCTAAAATCCCCGGCTTTATTACTCCGACCCTGACTGAAACCTACCAGCGCGGCGAGACGCCAGCCGCCACGGCGCTGCTGCCTGCGCTGTTTTTCCTCTTTCTCCAGCGCTGGCACGAGGGTGACCTTCCTTATGAATATCAGGATGGCGCGCTGGATGCTGAAGCCCTGCACGCCTTGCTAAGCCAGAAAGATGCGCTGGCGCAGTTTGCCGCGAGCAGCGCCCTGTTTGGTTCACTGGCCTCGCGCAGCGATTTTTCCCAGCTGTTGCATAACGCCGTTGCCAGCCTGCAGAGCTGGGCAAAACAGCCTCAGCCCGTCACTGATTAA